A genome region from Salvia splendens isolate huo1 chromosome 19, SspV2, whole genome shotgun sequence includes the following:
- the LOC121780469 gene encoding uncharacterized protein LOC121780469 isoform X2: MADVETVVGEEVTCASLLESLQEIWDEVGETNEERDKVLLRLDRDCLDVYKREFDQAVKSRAHLLHTLADAKDKLTNLLSLLGEKTCVGIPEITSGTIKEQLEAIAPALERLSKLRDDTIKEFYHVRVEEDPPPSPQGKGVSNTPCEGKKNYSLEETKLLARIYANIFEDPLVGSMPKSQVSWGKIAENYNGMKPEWALERDGSGLRRHWGRVQEDLSKFTDHVTNLHKARPSGTSWDDVRKGALRAFYKETKKQFKYEDVWKIVQRDLKLFGDASSDSKRKKLSTSGRCSTSGNACTDPIDLDSRRTRESLHVELAPCGSRPMSHRAAKRKTNEKASSAEEKFLVLSEKMGSVGEAIMIKSYLKALEKDTSRMSDTKRLQHEAAVKLLACKLGLV; this comes from the exons ATGGCAGACGTAGAAACTGTTGTTGGTGAAGAAGTTACATGTGCATCCTTATTGGAGAGCTTGCAG GAAATCTGGGATGAAGTAGGCGAGACCAACGAGGAACGGGACAAAGTACTCCTTCGATTGGACCGAGATTGCTTGGATGTATACAAGAGAGAATTTGACCAGGCTGTGAAATCTAGGGCTCACCTTCTTCACACTTTGGCAGATGCTAAGGACAAACTCACCAATCTCCTATCACTCCTCGGAGAGAAAACCTGCGTTGGGATC CCTGAGATTACATCGGGAACGATCAAAGAACAGCTTGAAGCTATAGCTCCGGCTTTGGAAAGACTTTCGAAGCTCAGGGATGACACGATAAAAGAATTCTACCATGTTCGAGTGGAGGAAGATCCACCCCCTTCGCCTCAAGGAAAGGGCGTTTCTAACACTCCGTGTGAAGGCAAGAAGAACTATTCGCTGGAGGAGACGAAATTATTGGCACGCATCTATGCCAACATCTTTGAAGACCCGTTGGTTGGAAGCATGCCAAAGAGCCAGGTTTCATGGGGAAAGATCGCGGAAAATTACAACGGTATGAAGCCAGAATGGGCACTAGAGCGAGATGGCAGCGGTCTCCGCCGTCACTGGGGCAGGGTGCAGGAAGACCTCTCTAAATTCACGGACCACGTCACCAATTTGCACAAGGCACGGCCGAGTGGCACAAGCTGGGATGATGTTCGAAAGGGGGCTTTAAGGGCTTTTTATAAAGAGACGAAAAAGCAATTCAAGTACGAGGACGTGTGGAAAATCGTTCAGAGAGACCTCAAGTTATTCGGAGATGCTTCATCTGATTCAAAAAGAAAGAAGCTCTCTACCTCCGGCAGATGCTCAACAAGCGGGAACGCTTGTACTGATCCCATCGATTTGGATTCGAGGAGGACAAGGGAGAGTTTGCACGTAGAGTTGGCACCGTGTGGGAGTCGTCCCATGAGTCACAGAGCGGCAAAGAGGAAGACGAATGAAAAGGCGAGCAGTGCTGAGGAGAAGTTTCTTGTCTTGTCCGAAAAAATGGGTTCGGTCGGAGAAGCAATTATGATCAAGTCGTATTTAAAAGCACTTGAAAAAGACACATCGAGGATGAGCGATACCAAAAGGCTACAACATGAAGCTGCAGTCAAGTTACTTGCGTGCAAACTTGGATTGgtgtaa
- the LOC121780469 gene encoding uncharacterized protein LOC121780469 isoform X1 has translation MADVETVVGEEVTCASLLESLQEIWDEVGETNEERDKVLLRLDRDCLDVYKREFDQAVKSRAHLLHTLADAKDKLTNLLSLLGEKTCVGIIVLPQPEITSGTIKEQLEAIAPALERLSKLRDDTIKEFYHVRVEEDPPPSPQGKGVSNTPCEGKKNYSLEETKLLARIYANIFEDPLVGSMPKSQVSWGKIAENYNGMKPEWALERDGSGLRRHWGRVQEDLSKFTDHVTNLHKARPSGTSWDDVRKGALRAFYKETKKQFKYEDVWKIVQRDLKLFGDASSDSKRKKLSTSGRCSTSGNACTDPIDLDSRRTRESLHVELAPCGSRPMSHRAAKRKTNEKASSAEEKFLVLSEKMGSVGEAIMIKSYLKALEKDTSRMSDTKRLQHEAAVKLLACKLGLV, from the exons ATGGCAGACGTAGAAACTGTTGTTGGTGAAGAAGTTACATGTGCATCCTTATTGGAGAGCTTGCAG GAAATCTGGGATGAAGTAGGCGAGACCAACGAGGAACGGGACAAAGTACTCCTTCGATTGGACCGAGATTGCTTGGATGTATACAAGAGAGAATTTGACCAGGCTGTGAAATCTAGGGCTCACCTTCTTCACACTTTGGCAGATGCTAAGGACAAACTCACCAATCTCCTATCACTCCTCGGAGAGAAAACCTGCGTTGGGATC ATTGTTCTTCCTCAGCCTGAGATTACATCGGGAACGATCAAAGAACAGCTTGAAGCTATAGCTCCGGCTTTGGAAAGACTTTCGAAGCTCAGGGATGACACGATAAAAGAATTCTACCATGTTCGAGTGGAGGAAGATCCACCCCCTTCGCCTCAAGGAAAGGGCGTTTCTAACACTCCGTGTGAAGGCAAGAAGAACTATTCGCTGGAGGAGACGAAATTATTGGCACGCATCTATGCCAACATCTTTGAAGACCCGTTGGTTGGAAGCATGCCAAAGAGCCAGGTTTCATGGGGAAAGATCGCGGAAAATTACAACGGTATGAAGCCAGAATGGGCACTAGAGCGAGATGGCAGCGGTCTCCGCCGTCACTGGGGCAGGGTGCAGGAAGACCTCTCTAAATTCACGGACCACGTCACCAATTTGCACAAGGCACGGCCGAGTGGCACAAGCTGGGATGATGTTCGAAAGGGGGCTTTAAGGGCTTTTTATAAAGAGACGAAAAAGCAATTCAAGTACGAGGACGTGTGGAAAATCGTTCAGAGAGACCTCAAGTTATTCGGAGATGCTTCATCTGATTCAAAAAGAAAGAAGCTCTCTACCTCCGGCAGATGCTCAACAAGCGGGAACGCTTGTACTGATCCCATCGATTTGGATTCGAGGAGGACAAGGGAGAGTTTGCACGTAGAGTTGGCACCGTGTGGGAGTCGTCCCATGAGTCACAGAGCGGCAAAGAGGAAGACGAATGAAAAGGCGAGCAGTGCTGAGGAGAAGTTTCTTGTCTTGTCCGAAAAAATGGGTTCGGTCGGAGAAGCAATTATGATCAAGTCGTATTTAAAAGCACTTGAAAAAGACACATCGAGGATGAGCGATACCAAAAGGCTACAACATGAAGCTGCAGTCAAGTTACTTGCGTGCAAACTTGGATTGgtgtaa